A genomic stretch from Strix aluco isolate bStrAlu1 chromosome 12, bStrAlu1.hap1, whole genome shotgun sequence includes:
- the DET1 gene encoding DET1 homolog has translation MDHDAPTIRPRRIQNQNVIHRLERRRISSGKAGTHWHQVRVFHQNVFPNFTVVNVEKPPCFLRKFSPDGRYFIAFSSDQTSLEIYEYQGCQAAEDLLQGYEGEILANGNDQRSVNIRGRLFERFFVLLHITNVASNGEHLNRECSLFTDDCRYVIVGSAAYLPEEPHPPFFEVYRNSESVTPNPRSPLEDYSLHIIDLHTGRLCDTRTFKCDKVILSHNQGLYLYKNILAILSVQQQTIHVFQVTPEGTFIDVRTIGRFCYEDDLLTLSAVYPEVQRDTQTGMANPYKEPFINSLKHRLLVYLWRRAEQDGSAIAKRRFFQYFDQLRQLRMWKMQLLDENHLFIKYTSEDVVTLRVTDPSQPSFFVVYNMVTTEVIAVFENTSDELLELFENFCDLFRNATLHSEAVQFPCSASSNNFARQIQRRFKDTIVNAKYGGHTEAVRRLLGQLPISAQSYSGSPYLDLSLFSYDDKWVSVMERPKTCGDHPIRFYARDSGLLKFEIQAGLLGRPINHTVRRLVAFTFHPFEPFAISVQRTNAEYVVNFHMRHSCT, from the exons ATGGACCATGATGCCCCCACAATCAGGCCCCGTCGCATCCAGAACCAGAATGTCATCCACCGCCTGGAGCGCCGCCGGATCAGCTCGGGCAAAGCCGGTACCCACTGGCACCAAGTCCGTGTCTTCCACCAGAATGTATTCCCCAACTTCACTGTGGTCAACGTGGAGAAGCCACCCTGCTTCTTGCGCAAGTTCTCCCCTGACGGCCGCTACTTCATCGCCTTCTCCTCTGACCAGACCTCTCTGGAGATCTATGAGTATCAGGGCTGCCAGGCGGCGGAAGACCTCCTGCAGGGCTACGAGGGAGAGATCCTGGCCAACGGCAATGACCAAAGATCTGTCAACATCCGGGGGCGGCTCTTTGAACGGTTCTTTGTTCTGCTCCATATCACCAACGTGGCCTCCAATGGGGAGCACTTGAACCGCGAGTGCAGCTTGTTCACTGACGACTGTCGGTACGTGATCGTTGGCTCTGCCGCGTACCTGCCCGAGGAGCCTCACCCTCCCTTCTTCGAGGTTTACCGCAACAGCGAGTCAGTGACCCCTAATCCCCGGTCCCCTCTTGAGGATTATTCCTTGCATATCATAGACCTCCACACGGGCAGACTCTGTGACACACGAACTTTCAAATGTGACAAGGTCATCCTGTCTCACAACCAGGGGCTGTACCTCTATAAGAACATCTTGGCCATTCTTTCTGTGCAGCAACAGACTATTCACGTCTTTCAAGTAACACCTGAGGGTACGTTCATCGACGTACGGACTATTGGCCGCTTCTGCTACGAGGATGATCTGCTGACTCTGTCTGCGGTGTATCCCGAGGTGCAGCGGGACACTCAGACGGGGATGGCCAACCCCTACAAAGAGCCCTTCATAAACTCTCTGAAGCACAGGCTGCTGGTGTACCTGTGGAGAAGGGCTGAGCAGGATGGAAGCGCTATAGCAAAAAGAAGGTTCTTCCAGTACTTTGATCAGTTGAGGCAGCTCCGCATGTGGAAGATGCAGCTTTTGGACGAGAACCATCTATTTATCAAATACACTAGTGAAGACGTGGTCACGCTGCGGGTAACGGATCCTTCCCAG CCTTCGTTCTTCGTCGTGTACAACATGGTGACCACAGAGGTTATTGCTGTATTCGAGAATACATCTGATGAGCTGCTGGAGCTGTTTGAGAACTTCTGTGACCTCTTCAGGAATGCCACCCTGCACAGTGAGGCGGTCCAGTTCCCCTGCTCAGCTTCCAGCAACAACTTTGCCAGACAGATCCAGCGCCG GTTCAAAGACACTATCGTGAATGCCAAGTACGGAGGGCACACGGAGGCCGTGCGGAGGCTGCTGGGCCAGCTCCCGATCAGCGCCCAGTCGTACAGTGGCAGCCCGTACCTCGACCTCTCCCTTTTCAGCTATGATGACAAGTGGGTGTCAGTCATGGAGCGGCCCAAGACCTGTGGTGATCACCCGATAAG atTTTATGCTCGTGATTCTGGCCTCCTGAAGTTTGAGATCCAGGCGGGACTCCTGGGGCGACCCATCAATCACACAGTGCGACGCCTGGTTGCGTTCACCTTCCACCCCTTCGAGCCCTTTGCCATCTCGGTGCAGCGCACTAACGCAGAGTACGTGGTTAACTTCCACATGAGGCACAGCTGCACGTAG